The proteins below are encoded in one region of Drosophila santomea strain STO CAGO 1482 chromosome 3R, Prin_Dsan_1.1, whole genome shotgun sequence:
- the LOC120454631 gene encoding uncharacterized protein LOC120454631 isoform X1, which produces MEATEQEVVLEGREELMSTSATSSTNGGDANGFGKKLSVTSPDPTPYVTKQRVTRPTPPAPSKNPMQFVQIKPCNLYQTAQEQLKKAEEVKKLKEVKKEEPEEWQNNLDNWKSSRRKRVEHIIDRAVETKKLELEEHDRLRRKSKTFTEMMEERAGRGGSRGRAKLASLAVYNENETNDLSDLGIGTSSASGKSSLSEDYDNNSVMSDHAAELDIAIGASSSGVAGETVQNVDEQLNHINRNGSNGNHRNRVAVGQPGSSKSAGREYISSSGYDTSASTAQASSPDLCEYTYEGAIQDYKQRVHLANSNDNENANGKRIGEPVAYPTRRGSKIEDRLSGFEVTSPSDTQEGVEKQKVDVPKVDISKRKEIFEQAKAEVSNGGAPAASNLLRDGFTNGNAAPTASEVRRLSNDLSSIRDRMQSLEQQRKAFSSSKSVDVPVPPLKLRLNSLQKSVVKEEQKKPPLVALIDARQLEIMRGEEERMRQQQQLKNKHTPHSQTTLCASTSAPPALIIEEPPVADTNNDSGIQEDTTDELHQQQQLNAAIVALALEERQLEEAANAVNQIEAEFDELTDLYPSPLPTSPALPSVQQRIQQPTAAQVPAQAVNLAAAPPLRDMEFSINEALELALQAIDREAITKPMDKAQHPQKQEEKEELRDQPEEQVANCEERHDEESIKQGELHNEGGEMPNKTDKQMQGGREPIYENVSSTISMHEVDNEQIATMTINTQIQATLRSHRGSIPNNQISKNNENNQSPNQTNNSRNQKESSTAATSAATHVPPTTPGEQPEPYYQVPKTTEPYYDAPKHLRPVPVYENVEILYSALEISQGSLGAPVGLMEPPKEKPPPPPTESPIPLGEGHIDELDGLASSLGHNTDTWSSDNTYETISNGTRRHLEGQPAHPSPPIKRMNSTKRIKKELRNKRSSFLGIETDGDLDDMETYLELTVAPPPDMAQLLQEERRLEKQLYIKAGLCDSSDTGESRDSGVSENHSRQSSEHYTNSSEENDTQSEATPPPLPPPPSTAQVGEVIYQNESILAAQTPLLQTVRGNSAESWTESATAAAAATQSLSEATATANAKMQSIEDKIREQGEMLRVERELLHFSQEELKRQRENLVLRENIARRELHHGAKMLMSNNRRSLQDLHHGLGIGNGMLSAFQPSQHHQVSMPPPHSQQIYANVPQQQQQLGLHAYQQMDTDYRKSMSDLNEFSNCLMLPPTPPTKPLRAMQLNATGHSLEPDYAVSTRQRQQPAPYGGSLVKIAETPMSPRLPGQGYSIQAPVATACHHQSAQNLSNMSRNTLLALSATPKPKYADGWVQVQQRRSYDSQQTSDVAWLSSHQQKRKSMPDYGGALYNNNHWLLQEAEQRRIEQLNRRPIPAGKSMGKPLPDSIIQTLTERVQSKGIGDRKRFDSNGNYSQVNGNNVYQKQQELKSVKNVTNGSSINGNSSQGQEKVLSVSGKKKCSHCGDELGKLCYYVGCRGAAMIIESLLLFYHINCFKCCVCHVQLGDGLNGTDVRVRNHKLHCQNCYSSDDGIKFSCV; this is translated from the exons AACCTTGACAATTGGAAATCGTCAAGACGAAAACGTGTCGAACACATCATCGATCGAGCGGTGGAAACAAAGAAACTCGAACTGGAGGAGCATGATCGCTTGCGCCGAAAATCGAAAACATTCACCGAAATGATGGAGGAGAG GGCTGGAAGAGGCGGATCACGAGGACGTGCCAAGCTGGCTTCTCTGGCCGTATACAACGAGAATGAAACAAACGACCTGAGTGATCTGGGGATCGGGACCAGCAGTGCCAGCGGAAAGAGCAGCCTGTCCGAGGACTATGACAATAACAGTGTTATG AGCGACCATGCGGCGGAGCTGGATATTGCGATTGGAGCATCTAGCTCTGGAGTTGCTGGAGAAACTGTCCAAAACGTGGACGAGCAGCTGAATCACATAAACCGCAACGGCAGCAATGGGAACCACAGGAACAGAGTGGCTGTTGGCCAGCCGGGTTCCTCCAAATCAGCGGGGCGGGAATACATCTCCTCGTCAGGATACGACACGTCCGCCAGTACTGCGCAAGCTAGTTCTCCGGATCTCTGTGAATACACCTACGAGGGAGCCATCCAGGACTACAAGCAAAGAGTTCATCTGGCCAACAGCAATGACAATGAAAATGCCAACGGCAAGAGGATTGGAGAACCCGTTGCTTATCCCACAAGGCGGGGCTCTAAAATTGAGGATCGATTAAGTGGTTTTGAGGTGACATCGCCAAGCGACACGCAGGAGGGTGTAGAGAAGCAAAAGGTGGACGTGCCCAAGGTGGACATATCCAAACGCAAGGAAATCTTCGAGCAGGCCAAGGCGGAAGTCTCTAACGGAGGTGCTCCTGCTGCCTCAAATCTTCTTCGAGATGGTTTTACCAATGGAAATGCAGCTCCCACTGCGTCGGAGGTGAGGCGTCTTTCTAATGACCTCTCCAGTATTCGAGATCGCATGCAGAGTTTGGAACAGCAGCGAAAGGCGTTCAGTTCCAGCAAGAGTGTGGATGTGCCGGTGCCGCCTCTTAAGCTGCGTTTGAATAGCCTACAGAAGTCCGTTGTCAAAGAGGAGCAGAAGAAGCCACCGTTGGTTGCCCTAATCGATGCCAGACAACTGGAGATCATGAGGGGAGAAGAGGAGCGTAtgcgccagcagcagcaactgaaAAATAAGCACACTCCACATAGCCAAACCACTTTGTGTGCATCTACGTCAGCTCCTCCTGCCCTAATTATAGAGGAACCGCCGGTGGCAGACACCAATAATGATAGCGGCATTCAGGAGGACACAACTGATGAActgcaccagcaacagcaactcaACGCAGCCATCGTCGCCTTGGCCCTCGAGGAGCGCCAGTTAGAGGAGGCAGCCAATGCGGTCAACCAAATTGAAGCGGAGTTCGATGAGCTAACTGATCTGTATCCCTCGCCATTGCCAACATCTCCAGCTCTTCCGTCGGTCCAACAAAGAATCCAACAACCGACAGCCGCTCAGGTTCCAGCACAGGCGGTCAATCTAGCGGCTGCTCCTCCATTGCGGGATATGGAATTTAGT ATCAACGAAGCTCTTGAATTGGCACTGCAAGCTATTGATCGCGAAGCGATAACCAAGCCAATGGACAAGGCACAACATCCACAGAAGCAGGAAGAGAAGGAGGAGTTGAGAGATCAgccggaggagcaggtggCAAATTGCGAAGAGCGGCACGATGAGGAGTCCATTAAACAAGGGGAATTACATAACGAGGGTGGGGAAATGCCAAATAAAACGGATAAGCAGATGCAGGGGGGACGAGAGCCCATCTATGAGAATGTCAGCTCGACTATATCTATGCATGAAGTAGATAATGAACAGATAGCAACGATGACGATAAACACACAGATCCAAGCGACGCTAAGAAGTCATAGAGGAAGCATTCCAAACAACCAAATCAgcaaaaataacgaaaataatcAAAGCCCTAATCaaaccaacaacagcaggaaTCAAAAAGAGagcagcacagcagcaacatcggcaGCGACCCATGTGCCACCAACAACTCCGGGGGAACAACCAGAGCCGTACTACCAAGTGCCGAAGACCACGGAGCCCTATTACGATGCCCCTAAGCATTTAAGGCCGGTGCCTGTCTACGAAAATGTCGAGATCTTGTACTCTGCCCTGGAGATTAGTCAGGGATCATTGGGAGCGCCAGTAGGGCTGATGGAGCCACCCAAGGAgaagccaccgccaccgcccacCGAGAGTCCGATTCCGTTGGGCGAGGGCCATATAGACGAGCTGGATGGACTGGCCAGCAGTCTTGGCCACAACACAGACACCTGGTCATCGGACAACACCTACGAGACCATATCGAACGGCACTCGCCGGCACCTTGAGGGACAACCTGCCCATCCCTCTCCGCCTATCAAGAGGATGAACTCGACCAAACGGATCAAGAAGGAGTTGCGCAACAAGCGATCCAGCTTCCTGGGCATCGAAACCGACGGCGATCTCGACGACATGGAAACCTATCTCGAGCTCACGGTGGCCCCGCCGCCGGATATGGCGCAGCTCTTGCAGGAGGAGCGGCGACTGGAGAAGCAGCTGTACATCAAGGCGGGACTCTGCGACAGTTCTGACACAG GCGAAAGTCGCGATTCTGGAGTTTCTGAAAACCATTCGCGTCAGAGCAGTGAACACTACACAAACTCCTCTGAGGAGAACGATACACAGTCAgaggccacgcccccgccctTGCCTCCACCACCGTCGACCGCCCAAGTTGGTGAAGTTATATACCAAAATGAGAGCATCCTTGCTGCCCAGACGCCGCTTCTCCAGACGGTCAGGGGAAACTCGGCCGAGTCCTGGACAGAATCAGCGACGGCCGCAGCTGCGGCCACCCAATCTTTGAGCGAAGCTACAGCAACGGCCAATGCCAAGATGCAGTCCATTGAGGATAAGATCCGGGAGCAGGGAGAGATGTTGCGGGTGGAACGCGAGCTACTTCACTTTTCG CAGGAGGAACTAAAACGGCAACGTGAGAATCTTGTGCTCCGAGAAAATATTGCTCGACGAGAGTTGCATCACGGAGCCAAGATGCTGATGTCGAACAACCGGCGCTCGTTGCAGGATCTGCACCACGGCCTAGGAATCGGAAACGGAATGCTAAGTGCCTTCCAACCATCGCAACACCACCAGGTTTCAATGCCACCACCGCATTCGCAGCAGATTTACGCCAATGttccgcagcagcagcaacaattgggTCTGCATGCATATCAGCAGATGGACACGGACTACCGCAAGTCCATGTCAGATCTAAACGAGTTCTCCAACTGTCTGATGTTGCCGCCAACGCCGCCAACAAAGCCTTTGAGGGCTATGCAATTGAATGCCACTGGCCATAGCCTAGAGCCAGATTATGCGGTTAGCACgaggcagcggcaacaaccAGCTCCGTACGGTGGCTCTCTGGTAAAGATCGCTGAAACACCAATGTCGCCACGGCTCCCCGGTCAAGGGTATTCCATCCAAGCGCCGGTAGCGACAGCTTGCCATCACCAGTCGGCACAAAACTTGAGCAATATGTCCAGAAACACACTGCTCGCTCTAAGTGCCACCCCCAAACCAAAATACGCGGACGGGTGGGTGCAGGTGCAGCAGCGGAGAAGTTATGACAGCCAACAGACCAGCGATGTGGCATGGTTGTCGTCCCACCAGCAAAAGCGCAAATCCATGCCGGACTACGGCGGAGCCCTCTACAATAACAACCACTGGCTACTCCAGGAGGCAGAGCAACGACGCATTGAGCAACTTAATAGGCGACCTATACCGGCGGGCAAGTCAATGGGCAAACCGTTGCCCGATTCCATTATACAAACTTTGACGGAGCGGGTGCAGAGCAAAGGAATCGGCGATCGAAAGCG CTTCGATAGCAACGGAAACTATAGCCAGGTAAATGGCAACAATGTCTAccagaagcagcaggagctgAAGAGTGTGAAGAATGTCACGAATGGCAGCAGCATCAATGGCAACAGCAGTCAAGGGCAGGAGAAGGTACTAAGCGTCAGTGGCAAAAAGAAGTGCTCCCATTGTGGCGACGAATTAGGTAAACTTTGCTACTACGTTGGTT GCCGCGGCGCTGCCATGATCATCGAGTCTCTTTTGCTGTTCTACCACATCAACTGCTTCAAGTGTTGCGTCTGCCATGTCCAGCTGGGAGATGGCCTCAATGGAACCGATGTCCGTGTGCGAAACCACAAGCTGCATTGCCAAAACTGCTACTCCAGTGACGACGGAATTAAGTTCAGCTGCGTCTGA
- the LOC120454631 gene encoding uncharacterized protein LOC120454631 isoform X3, translating to MEATEQEVVLEGREELMSTSATSSTNGGDANGFGKKLSVTSPDPTPYVTKQRVTRPTPPAPSKNPMQFVQIKPCNLYQTAQEQLKKAEEVKKLKEVKKEEPEEWQNNLDNWKSSRRKRVEHIIDRAVETKKLELEEHDRLRRKSKTFTEMMEERAGRGGSRGRAKLASLAVYNENETNDLSDLGIGTSSASGKSSLSEDYDNNSVMSDHAAELDIAIGASSSGVAGETVQNVDEQLNHINRNGSNGNHRNRVAVGQPGSSKSAGREYISSSGYDTSASTAQASSPDLCEYTYEGAIQDYKQRVHLANSNDNENANGKRIGEPVAYPTRRGSKIEDRLSGFEVTSPSDTQEGVEKQKVDVPKVDISKRKEIFEQAKAEVSNGGAPAASNLLRDGFTNGNAAPTASEVRRLSNDLSSIRDRMQSLEQQRKAFSSSKSVDVPVPPLKLRLNSLQKSVVKEEQKKPPLVALIDARQLEIMRGEEERMRQQQQLKNKHTPHSQTTLCASTSAPPALIIEEPPVADTNNDSGIQEDTTDELHQQQQLNAAIVALALEERQLEEAANAVNQIEAEFDELTDLYPSPLPTSPALPSVQQRIQQPTAAQVPAQAVNLAAAPPLRDMEFSINEALELALQAIDREAITKPMDKAQHPQKQEEKEELRDQPEEQVANCEERHDEESIKQGELHNEGGEMPNKTDKQMQGGREPIYENVSSTISMHEVDNEQIATMTINTQIQATLRSHRGSIPNNQISKNNENNQSPNQTNNSRNQKESSTAATSAATHVPPTTPGEQPEPYYQVPKTTEPYYDAPKHLRPVPVYENVEILYSALEISQGSLGAPVGLMEPPKEKPPPPPTESPIPLGEGHIDELDGLASSLGHNTDTWSSDNTYETISNGTRRHLEGQPAHPSPPIKRMNSTKRIKKELRNKRSSFLGIETDGDLDDMETYLELTVAPPPDMAQLLQEERRLEKQLYIKAGLCDSSDTGESRDSGVSENHSRQSSEHYTNSSEENDTQSEATPPPLPPPPSTAQVGEVIYQNESILAAQTPLLQTVRGNSAESWTESATAAAAATQSLSEATATANAKMQSIEDKIREQGEMLRVERELLHFSQEELKRQRENLVLRENIARRELHHGAKMLMSNNRRSLQDLHHGLGIGNGMLSAFQPSQHHQVSMPPPHSQQIYANVPQQQQQLGLHAYQQMDTDYRKSMSDLNEFSNCLMLPPTPPTKPLRAMQLNATGHSLEPDYAVSTRQRQQPAPYGGSLVKIAETPMSPRLPGQGYSIQAPVATACHHQSAQNLSNMSRNTLLALSATPKPKYADGWVQVQQRRSYDSQQTSDVAWLSSHQQKRKSMPDYGGALYNNNHWLLQEAEQRRIEQLNRRPIPAGKSMGKPLPDSIIQTLTERVQSKGIGDRKRFDSNGNYSQVNGNNVYQKQQELKSVKNVTNGSSINGNSSQGQEKVLSVSGKKKCSHCGDELGRGAAMIIESLLLFYHINCFKCCVCHVQLGDGLNGTDVRVRNHKLHCQNCYSSDDGIKFSCV from the exons AACCTTGACAATTGGAAATCGTCAAGACGAAAACGTGTCGAACACATCATCGATCGAGCGGTGGAAACAAAGAAACTCGAACTGGAGGAGCATGATCGCTTGCGCCGAAAATCGAAAACATTCACCGAAATGATGGAGGAGAG GGCTGGAAGAGGCGGATCACGAGGACGTGCCAAGCTGGCTTCTCTGGCCGTATACAACGAGAATGAAACAAACGACCTGAGTGATCTGGGGATCGGGACCAGCAGTGCCAGCGGAAAGAGCAGCCTGTCCGAGGACTATGACAATAACAGTGTTATG AGCGACCATGCGGCGGAGCTGGATATTGCGATTGGAGCATCTAGCTCTGGAGTTGCTGGAGAAACTGTCCAAAACGTGGACGAGCAGCTGAATCACATAAACCGCAACGGCAGCAATGGGAACCACAGGAACAGAGTGGCTGTTGGCCAGCCGGGTTCCTCCAAATCAGCGGGGCGGGAATACATCTCCTCGTCAGGATACGACACGTCCGCCAGTACTGCGCAAGCTAGTTCTCCGGATCTCTGTGAATACACCTACGAGGGAGCCATCCAGGACTACAAGCAAAGAGTTCATCTGGCCAACAGCAATGACAATGAAAATGCCAACGGCAAGAGGATTGGAGAACCCGTTGCTTATCCCACAAGGCGGGGCTCTAAAATTGAGGATCGATTAAGTGGTTTTGAGGTGACATCGCCAAGCGACACGCAGGAGGGTGTAGAGAAGCAAAAGGTGGACGTGCCCAAGGTGGACATATCCAAACGCAAGGAAATCTTCGAGCAGGCCAAGGCGGAAGTCTCTAACGGAGGTGCTCCTGCTGCCTCAAATCTTCTTCGAGATGGTTTTACCAATGGAAATGCAGCTCCCACTGCGTCGGAGGTGAGGCGTCTTTCTAATGACCTCTCCAGTATTCGAGATCGCATGCAGAGTTTGGAACAGCAGCGAAAGGCGTTCAGTTCCAGCAAGAGTGTGGATGTGCCGGTGCCGCCTCTTAAGCTGCGTTTGAATAGCCTACAGAAGTCCGTTGTCAAAGAGGAGCAGAAGAAGCCACCGTTGGTTGCCCTAATCGATGCCAGACAACTGGAGATCATGAGGGGAGAAGAGGAGCGTAtgcgccagcagcagcaactgaaAAATAAGCACACTCCACATAGCCAAACCACTTTGTGTGCATCTACGTCAGCTCCTCCTGCCCTAATTATAGAGGAACCGCCGGTGGCAGACACCAATAATGATAGCGGCATTCAGGAGGACACAACTGATGAActgcaccagcaacagcaactcaACGCAGCCATCGTCGCCTTGGCCCTCGAGGAGCGCCAGTTAGAGGAGGCAGCCAATGCGGTCAACCAAATTGAAGCGGAGTTCGATGAGCTAACTGATCTGTATCCCTCGCCATTGCCAACATCTCCAGCTCTTCCGTCGGTCCAACAAAGAATCCAACAACCGACAGCCGCTCAGGTTCCAGCACAGGCGGTCAATCTAGCGGCTGCTCCTCCATTGCGGGATATGGAATTTAGT ATCAACGAAGCTCTTGAATTGGCACTGCAAGCTATTGATCGCGAAGCGATAACCAAGCCAATGGACAAGGCACAACATCCACAGAAGCAGGAAGAGAAGGAGGAGTTGAGAGATCAgccggaggagcaggtggCAAATTGCGAAGAGCGGCACGATGAGGAGTCCATTAAACAAGGGGAATTACATAACGAGGGTGGGGAAATGCCAAATAAAACGGATAAGCAGATGCAGGGGGGACGAGAGCCCATCTATGAGAATGTCAGCTCGACTATATCTATGCATGAAGTAGATAATGAACAGATAGCAACGATGACGATAAACACACAGATCCAAGCGACGCTAAGAAGTCATAGAGGAAGCATTCCAAACAACCAAATCAgcaaaaataacgaaaataatcAAAGCCCTAATCaaaccaacaacagcaggaaTCAAAAAGAGagcagcacagcagcaacatcggcaGCGACCCATGTGCCACCAACAACTCCGGGGGAACAACCAGAGCCGTACTACCAAGTGCCGAAGACCACGGAGCCCTATTACGATGCCCCTAAGCATTTAAGGCCGGTGCCTGTCTACGAAAATGTCGAGATCTTGTACTCTGCCCTGGAGATTAGTCAGGGATCATTGGGAGCGCCAGTAGGGCTGATGGAGCCACCCAAGGAgaagccaccgccaccgcccacCGAGAGTCCGATTCCGTTGGGCGAGGGCCATATAGACGAGCTGGATGGACTGGCCAGCAGTCTTGGCCACAACACAGACACCTGGTCATCGGACAACACCTACGAGACCATATCGAACGGCACTCGCCGGCACCTTGAGGGACAACCTGCCCATCCCTCTCCGCCTATCAAGAGGATGAACTCGACCAAACGGATCAAGAAGGAGTTGCGCAACAAGCGATCCAGCTTCCTGGGCATCGAAACCGACGGCGATCTCGACGACATGGAAACCTATCTCGAGCTCACGGTGGCCCCGCCGCCGGATATGGCGCAGCTCTTGCAGGAGGAGCGGCGACTGGAGAAGCAGCTGTACATCAAGGCGGGACTCTGCGACAGTTCTGACACAG GCGAAAGTCGCGATTCTGGAGTTTCTGAAAACCATTCGCGTCAGAGCAGTGAACACTACACAAACTCCTCTGAGGAGAACGATACACAGTCAgaggccacgcccccgccctTGCCTCCACCACCGTCGACCGCCCAAGTTGGTGAAGTTATATACCAAAATGAGAGCATCCTTGCTGCCCAGACGCCGCTTCTCCAGACGGTCAGGGGAAACTCGGCCGAGTCCTGGACAGAATCAGCGACGGCCGCAGCTGCGGCCACCCAATCTTTGAGCGAAGCTACAGCAACGGCCAATGCCAAGATGCAGTCCATTGAGGATAAGATCCGGGAGCAGGGAGAGATGTTGCGGGTGGAACGCGAGCTACTTCACTTTTCG CAGGAGGAACTAAAACGGCAACGTGAGAATCTTGTGCTCCGAGAAAATATTGCTCGACGAGAGTTGCATCACGGAGCCAAGATGCTGATGTCGAACAACCGGCGCTCGTTGCAGGATCTGCACCACGGCCTAGGAATCGGAAACGGAATGCTAAGTGCCTTCCAACCATCGCAACACCACCAGGTTTCAATGCCACCACCGCATTCGCAGCAGATTTACGCCAATGttccgcagcagcagcaacaattgggTCTGCATGCATATCAGCAGATGGACACGGACTACCGCAAGTCCATGTCAGATCTAAACGAGTTCTCCAACTGTCTGATGTTGCCGCCAACGCCGCCAACAAAGCCTTTGAGGGCTATGCAATTGAATGCCACTGGCCATAGCCTAGAGCCAGATTATGCGGTTAGCACgaggcagcggcaacaaccAGCTCCGTACGGTGGCTCTCTGGTAAAGATCGCTGAAACACCAATGTCGCCACGGCTCCCCGGTCAAGGGTATTCCATCCAAGCGCCGGTAGCGACAGCTTGCCATCACCAGTCGGCACAAAACTTGAGCAATATGTCCAGAAACACACTGCTCGCTCTAAGTGCCACCCCCAAACCAAAATACGCGGACGGGTGGGTGCAGGTGCAGCAGCGGAGAAGTTATGACAGCCAACAGACCAGCGATGTGGCATGGTTGTCGTCCCACCAGCAAAAGCGCAAATCCATGCCGGACTACGGCGGAGCCCTCTACAATAACAACCACTGGCTACTCCAGGAGGCAGAGCAACGACGCATTGAGCAACTTAATAGGCGACCTATACCGGCGGGCAAGTCAATGGGCAAACCGTTGCCCGATTCCATTATACAAACTTTGACGGAGCGGGTGCAGAGCAAAGGAATCGGCGATCGAAAGCG CTTCGATAGCAACGGAAACTATAGCCAGGTAAATGGCAACAATGTCTAccagaagcagcaggagctgAAGAGTGTGAAGAATGTCACGAATGGCAGCAGCATCAATGGCAACAGCAGTCAAGGGCAGGAGAAGGTACTAAGCGTCAGTGGCAAAAAGAAGTGCTCCCATTGTGGCGACGAATTAG GCCGCGGCGCTGCCATGATCATCGAGTCTCTTTTGCTGTTCTACCACATCAACTGCTTCAAGTGTTGCGTCTGCCATGTCCAGCTGGGAGATGGCCTCAATGGAACCGATGTCCGTGTGCGAAACCACAAGCTGCATTGCCAAAACTGCTACTCCAGTGACGACGGAATTAAGTTCAGCTGCGTCTGA